The following proteins come from a genomic window of Nocardiopsis sp. YSL2:
- a CDS encoding replication-relaxation family protein encodes MFRYHLALLGLCRHVREAGARLRKWYGERECESRWGRHIRPDAYVRWKQGDVAMDPFVEYDTGSESLTQLQREMPGYARLARESGLPSIVLVLFHSDQRDGNAARTLTGDCTGTVGVIRVHS; translated from the coding sequence GTGTTCCGGTACCACCTCGCATTGCTTGGGCTGTGCCGACACGTAAGAGAGGCCGGTGCCCGCCTGCGGAAGTGGTACGGAGAACGCGAGTGCGAGAGCAGGTGGGGACGGCATATCCGCCCCGACGCCTATGTCCGCTGGAAACAGGGCGATGTGGCGATGGACCCGTTCGTGGAGTACGACACCGGCAGCGAGAGCCTCACCCAGCTCCAGCGGGAGATGCCCGGGTACGCGCGCCTGGCCCGGGAGAGCGGCCTGCCTTCGATCGTGTTGGTGTTGTTCCATTCCGACCAGCGCGACGGCAACGCAGCCCGCACACTCACCGGAGACTGCACCGGCACGGTGGGGGTGATCAGGGTTCACTCCTAA
- a CDS encoding DUF5959 family protein — translation MLEVAIDAVVLCEKIRGDLVHQAHEAAVADEAQTLELFRFADPGQSVAFEVECGGPSTGGEVRYFSASIVLESDFVHGRVNLVVSVGELEDWERCLDALQAEERVEWPAGGRTAWLEVVPDDPVEVTVHDSPSTQITVCMPIDDTSDWVEENRLRLERVRNVVEP, via the coding sequence GTGTTGGAGGTCGCGATTGACGCTGTGGTGCTGTGCGAGAAGATCAGGGGCGACCTGGTCCATCAAGCACACGAGGCGGCCGTGGCAGACGAAGCGCAGACGTTGGAACTCTTCCGGTTCGCGGATCCGGGGCAGAGCGTTGCCTTTGAAGTGGAGTGCGGTGGTCCTTCGACCGGAGGGGAGGTGCGGTACTTCTCCGCCTCCATCGTGCTGGAGAGCGACTTTGTCCATGGTCGGGTCAATCTGGTGGTGTCGGTCGGGGAACTGGAGGACTGGGAGCGTTGCCTGGATGCCCTCCAAGCGGAGGAACGGGTCGAGTGGCCTGCGGGTGGTCGGACCGCTTGGCTGGAGGTGGTGCCCGACGACCCAGTTGAGGTGACCGTGCATGATTCGCCGTCAACGCAGATCACGGTGTGTATGCCGATCGATGACACCTCCGACTGGGTGGAGGAGAACCGGTTGAGGCTCGAACGCGTCCGCAACGTCGTCGAGCCGTGA
- a CDS encoding phosphotransferase enzyme family protein produces the protein MVHTENFVGRGTRAVHTAADILGITSPQEPELIRAGERAVFRLGNGRVIARVERSAERREEADREVRAARWLADQGIPVSEPLLGDQPVLAEDTAVTFWEAVDGQWTVPKELAVLLRALHHLTPPPTLHLPELDPFDRIGERIDTARLSEPQRDTLRRVHRDLAHHVDPVEPVLGRHVIHGDANIGNVLATEHGTVLFDLDGICWGPPEWDLVLTALYRDLGWHTDAEYADFCTAYGFDVTAWNGYPLYKAVRELRMTTWLAQKTGESPEIDTEIEQRITDLADPERPRSWRPY, from the coding sequence GTGGTTCACACAGAGAACTTCGTGGGGCGCGGGACCCGTGCCGTCCACACAGCCGCAGACATCCTGGGCATCACCTCGCCCCAAGAGCCTGAGCTGATCCGCGCCGGAGAACGCGCCGTGTTCCGACTCGGCAACGGCCGAGTGATCGCCCGTGTCGAACGCTCCGCCGAGCGTAGGGAGGAAGCGGACCGGGAGGTCCGTGCGGCCCGCTGGCTCGCCGACCAAGGAATCCCGGTCAGTGAGCCTCTCCTCGGTGACCAACCCGTCCTGGCCGAGGACACCGCGGTCACGTTCTGGGAAGCGGTCGACGGACAATGGACGGTTCCCAAAGAGCTGGCGGTCCTGCTGCGCGCCCTGCACCACCTCACACCGCCGCCCACGCTGCACCTCCCGGAGCTGGACCCGTTCGACCGGATCGGCGAACGGATCGACACCGCTCGGCTCAGCGAGCCCCAACGGGACACGCTCCGGCGAGTGCACCGGGACCTCGCCCACCACGTCGACCCCGTCGAACCGGTGCTCGGCCGCCACGTCATCCACGGCGACGCCAACATCGGCAACGTCCTGGCCACCGAGCACGGAACCGTGCTCTTCGACCTGGACGGCATCTGCTGGGGCCCACCGGAGTGGGACCTGGTCCTGACCGCCCTGTATCGGGACCTGGGCTGGCACACCGACGCCGAGTACGCCGACTTCTGCACCGCCTACGGGTTCGACGTCACCGCCTGGAACGGCTATCCGCTCTACAAGGCGGTCCGGGAACTACGCATGACCACCTGGCTCGCGCAGAAGACCGGCGAGAGCCCCGAGATCGACACCGAGATCGAACAGCGCATCACCGACCTGGCCGATCCCGAACGCCCCAGGTCCTGGCGGCCCTACTGA